CACCGTCAGAAACGCATGGGTCGAAAAGTCAGTGTCGTCGTCGATGGGGGTGTTCTCGAAATCGACTGGCGAACTGCCGATAATCATGTCATCATGACCGGACCAGTTGAACTGGAACGGCGGGGCACGCTGTAGGAGATCCGCACTGTGCGGATGACATTGCCAATGATAAAGCCCCTCATTTTCATGAGCAGCCTGCTGCTGTGGCCCATGCTCGCTCACGCGCAGACGACGGAGCCTGCACCGCCGAGCCTGTCGGACCGGGTGACGGAAGCGGCAAAAGCGAATCGCTACCGTATCGAGAAATCCGGCGACATTTTTTCCGGCGATGGTTGGGATCGGCTGCTTGCAGAAGGGCGTCAGTCGCAATTCTTCCTGCTCGGCGAAGAGCACGGCATTGCCGAAAACCCGCAACTGGCTGCGGCACTGTTCACGGACCTGAGCGAGAGCGGCTATTCGCGCTTCGCGATCGAAGTGTCGCCCTTCATGGCGGCGCGAATGGATGACGCTCTGGCCGAAGGCGGCTTAGACGGGCTGAAAGAGCTGTTCGCAGAGCCGGGCGGACAGCCAGCGTTTTTCGGCATGGCCGAAGAAGCCGAAATGCTGGCTACTGTGCGCGGCAATCTTGCCGACGCCCCGGATGTGCTCTGGGGGACGGACTACGAAGTGCTTGGCGATCGCCAGATGCTCCGTGCGCTCGAAGCCATGCCCAAGCCTGAGGCGGCTGCTGTAGCGCTGTCCGCCTTGCGCGCTGAGAGCGATGCGGGTTGGGCCAAATATGAAGAGACACGCAGCCCGCAATTCGTGTTCAGTTTTTCCGGCGATCCGCAGCGGGTCCGGGATGTCGAGGCCGCCTGGCTCGACCGATCCGTGGATGCGGCCTGGATACTCGATCAGATCGAAGAAACGCTGGAAATCAATCGCCTGTTCGTGACGGGCCAAAATTTTGCGTCCAACAAGCGGCGCGCAGATCATCTGGTGGCGAACTTTCTTCGTCACTGGCGGGTGGAGCTAGCAGATGGGCGCAGTCCCGAACCGCGGGTCTTCGCCAAATATGGTGCGTCGCATCTCGTCCGCGGGCGGAATTCCAACGGCGTGTTCGATCTCGGCACGACCTTGCCGGAACTGGCCGCGCTTGAAGGTCGCCCGTCAGTCAGCCTCTTTGTGCTGCCGGGGCAGGGCTCATCTGTCGCCGTATTCGATCCTACGGCGATGACGTTCCGGGACGGCGCGCCGAAGGATGGTTACGGTGCTGGCATGGGGCCGCTCTATGATGCCGCGTTCGACAGCGGATACACGCTGATCGATCTGCGTCCGTTGCGTGCGGTTCTGACACGCACCACCGATCCTGATCTGGTCGCCTTGGCCCGGACGATTCACGGCTTCGATTATGTGCTGATCATGACGGGCTCGACGCCCTCATCCGCACTGCTAGTCGAGTAGGTCCCACGACAGGGCCCGGCGCCGGGAACTGTCCGACAGGCCGGCCCTAGCGCTGGTCTTCGGGCAGTTTCACGGTCGGGCCGATATTCTCGATCACGGAACGGGCGTCGAACGCATTGCTGCGACCGTCCGGGCGCGGACCATTGCCGAACCGCACTTCGGCCGTGGCGCGATATTTGGTGATCTCACGCACATCGAAATCATTGAAGAACGGATCGTAGAACGGATCATAGAAGCCGCGGAAGCCAAAACCCCGCCGTTGCCGGAAGCCCCGGAAATGCGAATAGCGATAGCCACGCGACCAGCCGAAGCGTGGGCGATAGAAGCTGTAGCCGAAATAGGGATCGTAGAATGATCCGGCGCTGGGCGAAACCCGGGTCCGGGTTTTGGCTTTCGTATCGCGTTCGACCAGCTCGAACCAGTCATAGCCGCGCTCGAGCGTGGTTTCAGCCGCGCGGTAGAGCAGGTAGTTTTCCACCGTATCGCGTTTGGTCAGGGAATTGCCGGCAAAGCTGATCCGGGCGCGATCGGCCTCGATCATCTGCTGTGAAAAGCCGTCAAAGGCACCAGGCTCGCTGGCGGGTTGATAGGGCGTGGCCGTGGCGCAGGCCGTCATCAGGGCGACGGCGGCACACAGTCCGGCCTTACGCAGCCATTTATGCGTTGCGTTGATCGTCATGGCGGGTCTCCTTGTCTCGCGCGCGTATCTGCCTCACATCACCTGAATGAAGGCTGAGCCTTACATAAACTTTTCTTATGGTGCTTTCATCCCGCAAGGACATCACGATTCCATCAGCCCTTATCGGTCGGCGGGTTGACCCGTTCCAGCCATAGCGACACGCTCGCCCAGAGGCAGAGCGGGATGGCAATCAGCAACGGACCGGCAGAAAGCCAGAGCGGCAGCCAGTCAGACCGCCCGGCAACGACCGCCAAGCCGATCCACGGCGCCATCAGGAACAGGGTCCAGAGCGCATGCGCGGGCTGAAAGCCGTGCCGCCACGCTGTCCAGCACAGGCGCATCGTCACGGCGCAGGGGATGATCGCAAAAGCACCCAGACCGAGGGACAGCAAAAAGGCCGAACTGGCCGGCGCCCAGGCCGGATCAGTTTCGAAAAAACCGAGAAAGAACCAGAGCGTCGCCAAGGTCGATCCGACTAGACCCAGCGCGGCCAGTCCGGCGGCCAGCCGGTCGGCCGGTCGCCCGCGGGGCAAGGCAGGGCGAAGAAGAGGGTCCCGGGATGGCATGGCCCAAACGTGGCGAAGTCGGCAAAGCCCGTCAATGAATCGAAGCGCAGAAAAGGCCGGCATTGACATGATCGTCCGAAAACAATTGCCAAGCTCCGGAGAGCCGCTATCGAAGCTGGAGGGATTGGCGCGGGATTGGCGCGGGATTGGTGCAGGAAAGGGGCAGGATGTGAAGAAAATCCGCAGACTGGTGCGGCCGTCATTCGCTCTGTCCGCCTGTCTTTCCTGTAGTCTGATGGGCATCGCGCTGACGGATGCGCACGCCGCCGACCGGGCCGATCTCGATTATACGGGCAGTATTCAGTTCATGCCGGAAACAGGACAGCTGACGGCGGGTTGGACGATACAGGTGCTGGACAGCGACCTCGACACGATCACCTTCGGGCTCAGTGCGGCGCTGGGAACGGCTGCGGTCAGTGGTGCGGATGTAATGTCCGTGACCACTACGCTCGATCCGCGTTTCGATGGGGCGATCCGGGCCTATCAGGTCGATCTGGGTGCGGTCGACGGCGACCGGCCCCGGCGTGTGCGCTTTGCCTATTCCGGCCCGCTCTTCGATCCGGAACCCTCCTTTCCGATCAATACGTTGAACAGCAACAAGGTCGAACTGACGGTGGACAGTTTCTGGTTTCCGTTTGATCTGCGGTTTGACAGTGACCTGACGGCCAATCTGGGCGTGCGCATCGATGGCGAATGGTCTGGCGTCGGGGTCGATCAGGTCGAGCGTGTCGATCAGGGCTTTCGCATCCGCCAGCGCGATCCGGCCCTGGATATCGCCTTTTCGCTGCTGTCCAATTCCCAGATCGTCACCTCGGACGATTACATCATCCATGATGCACGCCGGGAGCCCGGGACGAAGATCGACGATCTGACCCAGGCGCTGGAAATCTGCACCACCTATCTGAACGATATGGCGGGATCGGCCGGGCCGCTTCCCAAAGCGTCCATCCTTGTGACGGACCGGGCCGAGGGCGGCTATTCGCGCGGAACGCTGATCGCGCTGACCGATATTGAAAACGAAACCGATACGGATCTTCAGAAATTCATCTGTCACGAGCTGGCGCATTTCTGGAGCCACGCCAATGCGGGCGGGGCCGAAAACTGGATCAATGAAGGCGTGGCGGAATATATCGCCCTGATGGGGGTGCGCCATGCCATGGGCGAAGCCGTCTATGCGGCCTATCTCGGCGATTATGCGGAGCGTCTGGACGGACAGGATCTGCCGCCGATCTGGACACCGGATGCATCAGGCCGCCCACCCTATCTGATCAGCTACCGCGCCGCGCCGCTGGCGCTGCGCGACTTGGAAGAGCGTCTGGGACGTGACGCGTTTCGCGTACTGATGCGGGTCATGATGATCGAGAAGATCAAGACAACGCCCGATCTGCTCGCCGCCATCGAACGCCTCTCGGACAAGCCGACGCGCGACTGGTTTGCGTCGCGACTGGCAGAGTAGCAGTTGGTCGTCGGCAAGACCGGTCTCTGCCCAACATTTATGTGCCATGAAAAAAGCCGCCCCGAAGGGCGGCTCGTAACGCGTAGATCCTGTTGTGCGCGCTAGTGCGCGACGATGGCCAGAAGCAGCAGTGCCATGATGTTGGTGATCTTGATCATCGGGTTCACGGCAGGACCGGCTGTATCCTTGTAGGGATCGCCGACCGTGTCGCCCGTGACGGACGCCTTATGGGCTTCCGAGCCTTTGCCGCCATGGTTGCCGTCTTCGATGTACTTCTTGGCATTGTCCCATGCGCCGCCGCCGGCGGTCATGGACAGGGCCAGGAACAGACCGGTGACGATCACGCCCATCAGCATCGCGCCGAGCGAGGCGAGTGCCTGCTCTGTGCCGGCGATGAAGTAGATCGCGAAGTAGAGCACAATCGGTGAGAGGATCGGCAGCAGGGACGGCTTGATCATTTCCTTGATCGCCGCACCGGTCAGCAGATCGACAGCCTTGGCATAATCCGGACGGGACGTGCCCGCCAGTATGCCAGAATCGGCCTTGAACTGACGGCGGACTTCTTCGACGATTGCGGTGGCCGCGCGTCCGACGGACTGCATCGCCCACGCACCGAACAAGTAGGGCAGCAGACCCCCGATGAAGAGACCGACAATCACATAAGGATTGGTCAGGCTGAAATCGACGGTCACACCGGACAGAGGATTACCCGGCTGGGCCGAGAAATACAGAATGTCCTGATAATAGGCCGCGAACAGCACCAACGCGCCTAGACCGGCAGAGCCAATGGCGTAGCCCTTGGTCACGGCCTTGGTCGTGTTGCCGACGGCGTCCAGCGTGTCGGTCGTGTTGCGCACTTCCGGGGGCAGTTCGGCCATTTCAGCGATCCCGCCCGCATTGTCGGTCACTGGACCGAAAGCGTCGAGCGCGACGATCATGCCGGCCACGCCGAGCATGGCGGTCACGGCTATGGCGATGCCGTAAAGGCCGGCCAGGCTGAAGGTGATGATGATACCAGCCACAATAATCAGAGCCGGAATGGCGGTCGCTTCCATGGAAACGGCCAGACCTGCAATCACGTTGGTGCCGTGACCCGATTCGGATGCGGCTGCAACCGAACGCACAGGACGGTACTTGGTGCCTGTATAATATTCGGTGATCATCACGATCAGGCCGGTAATGACCAGACCGACCACCGAACACCAGAGCAGATCCATGCCGGTGAAGGAGGTTCCGACCACCTCGCCGAAGCCGCCCAGAACGAAATGGGTGACACCCGCGATCGCCGCAACGGACAGAACGCCCGTCGCGATCAGGCCCTTATAGAGCGCGCCCATGACGTTGGTGGAGCCTTTTGACAGGCGGACGAAATAGGTGCCGATGATCGACGTCACGATACAGGCTGCGCCGATGGCCATCGGATAGAGTGTCAGCACGCCGACGCTCGCAAACAGGATCGAACCGAGGATCATGGTTGCCGCAATAGTCACGACATAGGTTTCGAACAGATCGGCCGCCATACCCGCACAGTCACCGACATTGTCGCCGACATTATCCGCAATGGTTGCCGGGTTGCGGGGGTCATCTTCCGGGATACCCGCTTCGACCTTGCCGACCAGATCGCCGCCGACATCCGCACCCTTGGTGAAGATGCCGCCGCCGAGACGCGCAAAGACGGAAATCAGAGACGCGCCGAGGGACAGGCTAACCAGCCCGTCGATCACACCGCGATCATCTGCGCCCATCGGGCCTGTCAGAACCATGTAATAGACGGCCAGACCCAGCAGGGCGAGACCGGCCACGAGCATGCCCGTGACGGCGCCCGCCTTGAAGGCGACATTCAGGCCGGAACCAAGCGACTCGCGTGAGGCTTCCGTCGTGCGGACATTGGCCTGTACGGAAACAAGCATGCCGACATAACCGGCGACACCCGACAGGACGGCCCCGATGACGAAGCCCACCGGCGCGATGAGTTTCATGCCGAAGAGGAAGAACAGAGCAATCGTCACGACGACGCCGACCATGGCGATCGTCTTATACTGCTTGTTCAGATAGGCCTTGGCGCCTTCCTGGATGGCGCCGGCAATTTCGTTCATGCGTTCGTTGCCGGTGCTGGCCTTCATCAGGCTGGCACGGGTCACGATCCCGTAGAGCACGGCAAGTAGCGCCGCGCCGATAATCAGATAGAGTGTCATTGGTAAGTTGGCCCCGACCCTTGCTTGATCGGGTCTCCCTCAATTTGGTCTGAAGTTGGCCGCCGGTCCCGGTCCCTGATGGACGCCCGACGCTTCCCCTCGCGATGTATGAAGTTGGCCG
This genomic window from Algimonas porphyrae contains:
- a CDS encoding CC0125/CC1285 family lipoprotein, with protein sequence MTINATHKWLRKAGLCAAVALMTACATATPYQPASEPGAFDGFSQQMIEADRARISFAGNSLTKRDTVENYLLYRAAETTLERGYDWFELVERDTKAKTRTRVSPSAGSFYDPYFGYSFYRPRFGWSRGYRYSHFRGFRQRRGFGFRGFYDPFYDPFFNDFDVREITKYRATAEVRFGNGPRPDGRSNAFDARSVIENIGPTVKLPEDQR
- a CDS encoding sodium-translocating pyrophosphatase, translating into MTLYLIIGAALLAVLYGIVTRASLMKASTGNERMNEIAGAIQEGAKAYLNKQYKTIAMVGVVVTIALFFLFGMKLIAPVGFVIGAVLSGVAGYVGMLVSVQANVRTTEASRESLGSGLNVAFKAGAVTGMLVAGLALLGLAVYYMVLTGPMGADDRGVIDGLVSLSLGASLISVFARLGGGIFTKGADVGGDLVGKVEAGIPEDDPRNPATIADNVGDNVGDCAGMAADLFETYVVTIAATMILGSILFASVGVLTLYPMAIGAACIVTSIIGTYFVRLSKGSTNVMGALYKGLIATGVLSVAAIAGVTHFVLGGFGEVVGTSFTGMDLLWCSVVGLVITGLIVMITEYYTGTKYRPVRSVAAASESGHGTNVIAGLAVSMEATAIPALIIVAGIIITFSLAGLYGIAIAVTAMLGVAGMIVALDAFGPVTDNAGGIAEMAELPPEVRNTTDTLDAVGNTTKAVTKGYAIGSAGLGALVLFAAYYQDILYFSAQPGNPLSGVTVDFSLTNPYVIVGLFIGGLLPYLFGAWAMQSVGRAATAIVEEVRRQFKADSGILAGTSRPDYAKAVDLLTGAAIKEMIKPSLLPILSPIVLYFAIYFIAGTEQALASLGAMLMGVIVTGLFLALSMTAGGGAWDNAKKYIEDGNHGGKGSEAHKASVTGDTVGDPYKDTAGPAVNPMIKITNIMALLLLAIVAH